In one window of Littorina saxatilis isolate snail1 linkage group LG11, US_GU_Lsax_2.0, whole genome shotgun sequence DNA:
- the LOC138979816 gene encoding tripartite motif-containing protein 3-like: MASKESGIDLTCPVCYDTYSAPRFLPCHHTLCTDCISDLMERAAGHDHFLCPLCQGSVTLPEDGVTTFQVNFYLAPLLAGKARVTSRQASAEKTPESSPCSSFDLSCDSHLSGDGEMTHFCRICSSLVCRRSCPQHQGHGHNVVAVTSEAENQRSEVRRQLLSLTTFQGALADLEDECQQRVTSLEDSCQQVAQKMESTRQQACAKITSRANKSVEKINGLKGRIAKVVEGEKKNIQEKMKTLSSLLMSANDVLSASDAEFLRKKAKLMARVQTAMSKVPPSRGNLRFSYKLSGDVQSLVSKDSSLGYTTVQFQSPVLRHKMTLTSTKQQRKLRKLVPRADGSVLASVGNCLVTIAPDFTETRRLEFPAEVVDFLPAGEGCVYVVLSFPHAVKVLNTASDVAADFVSPLNPPTALAFNHKQELVFASHDGKELSLTFYSTGGTRLKRLTIPKPDFTPVSMTVTKRGHLFLCSHTEILCLDSDFSNLASLGDIRGLEPRCLSGLSGMGSGVGDVIVANWAAGNVEIVDLCEHTLTRQTELIRWERGTTDEDVDFSKGLIPHISCAVVDPSGKLWVGQEDGQVSIYDWLLRAS; this comes from the exons ATGGCCAGCAAAGAGAGCGGCATCGACCTAACGTGCCCGGTGTGTTACGACACATACAGCGCGCCTCGCTTCCTGCCGTGTCACCACACGCTGTGCACGGACTGTATCTCGGACCTGATGGAGCGCGCAGCGGGCCATGATCACTTCTTGTGCCCCCTCTGCCAGGGCAGCGTCACCCTGCCCGAGGACGGCGTCACCACCTTCCAG gTGAACTTCTACCTGGCACCTCTACTGGCCGGGAAGGCTCGCGTCACATCTAGACAG GCGTCAGCAGAGAAGACCCCCGAGAGTTCCCCATGCTCCAGTTTTGACCTGTCATGTGACTCGCACTTGTCAGGGGACGGGGAGATGACACACTTCTGCAGGATCTGCTCCTCCCTGGTCTGTCGTCGCTCCTGCCCGCAGCACCAAGGTCATGGTCACAACGTGGTGGCTGTGACCTCTGAGGCCGAAAATCAGAGGTCAGAG GTCAGAAGACAGCTGCTGAGCTTGACCACCTTCCAAGGGGCGCTAGCGGACCTGGAGGACGAGTGCCAGCAAAGAGTGACGTCCCTTGAAGACAGCTGCCAGCAGGTGGCGCAGAAGATGGAGTCCACGCGCCAACAGGCCTGTGCCAAGATTACCTCACGCGCCAACAAGTCCGTGGAGAAGATAAACGGCCTCAAGGGCAGAATCGCCAAAGTGGTGGAGGGGGAGAAAAAGAacattcaggagaagatgaagaCCTTGTCGTCCTTGTTGATGTCAGCCAATGACGTGCTGTCAGCGAGTGACGCAGAGTTCTTACGTAAGAAAGCCAAGCTGATGGCGCGGGTCCAGACCGCCATGTCCAAGGTGCCCCCGTCGCGCGGCAACTTGCGCTTCTCCTACAAGCTGAGCGGCGATGTCCAGTCCCTGGTCAGCAAGGACAGCAGCCTGGGCTACACCACCGTGCAGTTCCAGTCGCCCGTACTCCGCCACAAGATGACCCTGACGTCCACCAAACAGCAACGCAAGCTGCGAAAGCTGGTGCCGCGTGCTGACGGCAGCGTGCTGGCCTCTGTGGGCAACTGCCTCGTCACCATCGCCCCGGACTTCACCGAGACGCGGCGCCTGGAGTTCCCTGCCGAGGTGGTGGACTTCTTGCCTGccggggaggggtgtgtgtacGTGGTGCTGTCCTTCCCCCACGCCGTCAAGGTGCTCAACACGGCGTCTGACGTGGCCGCTGACTTTGTGTCCCCGCTAAACCCGCCCACCGCACTCGCCTTCAATCACAAACAG GAGTTGGTGTTTGCCTCGCACGACGGGAAAGAACTGTCCTTGACCTTCTACTCGACGGGCGGCACGCGCCTGAAGCGGCTGACCATCCCCAAGCCGGACTTCACGCCTGTGTCGATGACCGTCACCAAGCGAGGTCACCTCTTCCTCTGCAGTCATACGGAAATCCTCTGCCTCGACTCTGATTTCTCCAACCTTGCCTCGCTGGGCGACATCAGGGGCCTGGAGCCGCGATGTCTCAGTGGGCTGAGCGGGATGGGATCTGGCGTGGGAGACGTCATTGTGGCCAACTGGGCTGCTGGAAacgtggag ATCGTGGATCTGTGCGAACATACGCTGACCAGGCAGACAGAACTCATTCGTTGGGAAAGGGGAACAACCGATGAAGACGTCGATTTCTCCAAGGGTCTCATTCCTCACATCAGCTGCGCTGTCGTGGACCCTTCCGGAAAACTTTGGGTTGGACAAGAGGATGGGCAGGTGTCCATCTATGATTGGCTGTTGCGTGCCTCATAA